A genome region from Magnetovibrio sp. includes the following:
- a CDS encoding phospholipid carrier-dependent glycosyltransferase, with product MNASSTKTDTVLIALIWCALLAAALILRPLLPIDETRYITVAWEMWQSGHFWVPTLNGELYSHKPPLYFWFMNLGWAFFGVSETWARLVAPLFGLGTLWLTAKLARELWPDVAQEIRNARAVMAALMMLTGLYWTVFSTMTMFDMIVTFAAVMAILGYVKAWKGFATGQGFWFGIVLAGLGMGLGGLAKGPAILVHTLPVALFAPLWGPATAHGRSAAGWGKWYGGVLVSVLVGVAVTLAWAIPAAIIGGEEYRNAIFIKQSADRMVKSFAHRRPFYWFLWVVPLMLLPWSLWPRLWRGIGARAAWKEGRGLRAAWANGGVRVLLIWAGVAFVIFSAISGKQPHYLLPIFPALALFAAYLLGSEETPCRGHRVPALVLGVIALILLIGLLGQDAIAPLLKKPLPDWVHVAQPLWLIPVVILAFVIAFIKTNGPRAEVRLIATLAASVIVMVHLTAAPAFSLAYDLEPAAQRVKAWQDQSRPVAYIGKYHGEFQFLGRLERPVEVMQTMADGKAWAQGNPTGVLIATLSESEMEPYGTPISVQPYRGKVLAMWDAARF from the coding sequence GTGAACGCCTCATCGACCAAAACGGATACCGTTCTCATTGCCTTGATCTGGTGCGCCCTGCTTGCCGCCGCGTTGATCCTGCGCCCGTTGCTGCCCATCGACGAGACCCGCTACATCACCGTGGCATGGGAGATGTGGCAAAGCGGGCATTTTTGGGTGCCGACGCTAAACGGCGAGCTCTACAGCCACAAGCCGCCTTTGTATTTCTGGTTTATGAATTTGGGTTGGGCGTTTTTCGGCGTGTCAGAGACCTGGGCGCGACTGGTCGCACCGTTGTTCGGACTGGGCACGCTGTGGCTCACCGCCAAACTGGCGCGCGAGTTGTGGCCCGATGTCGCCCAAGAAATCCGCAACGCCCGCGCTGTGATGGCTGCGCTGATGATGCTCACGGGCCTCTATTGGACGGTCTTTTCGACCATGACCATGTTCGACATGATCGTGACCTTCGCCGCAGTGATGGCGATTTTGGGCTACGTCAAGGCCTGGAAGGGCTTTGCCACCGGCCAGGGTTTCTGGTTCGGCATCGTCTTGGCCGGCCTGGGCATGGGGCTTGGCGGCTTGGCCAAGGGCCCGGCGATCTTGGTCCACACCTTGCCGGTGGCGCTGTTCGCACCACTGTGGGGCCCGGCGACGGCGCACGGGCGCAGCGCGGCGGGTTGGGGCAAATGGTACGGCGGCGTCTTGGTGTCCGTGCTGGTCGGCGTCGCCGTGACCTTGGCGTGGGCAATCCCGGCGGCCATCATCGGCGGCGAGGAATACCGCAACGCCATCTTCATCAAGCAAAGCGCCGACCGCATGGTCAAGTCCTTCGCCCACCGGCGCCCGTTCTATTGGTTCTTGTGGGTGGTGCCGTTGATGCTGTTGCCGTGGTCTCTGTGGCCCCGATTGTGGCGTGGAATCGGCGCGCGCGCGGCGTGGAAAGAAGGCCGCGGCCTGCGTGCCGCGTGGGCCAACGGCGGCGTGCGTGTGCTGTTGATCTGGGCGGGCGTGGCGTTCGTGATCTTTTCCGCCATCAGCGGCAAACAGCCCCATTACCTGTTGCCGATCTTCCCGGCGCTGGCATTGTTCGCTGCCTATCTGCTTGGTAGCGAAGAAACCCCGTGTCGCGGCCACCGCGTGCCCGCGCTGGTACTGGGCGTCATCGCGCTGATCTTGCTGATCGGCTTGCTCGGCCAAGACGCGATCGCGCCGCTGTTGAAAAAACCGTTGCCCGATTGGGTCCACGTGGCTCAACCGCTGTGGCTGATCCCCGTGGTGATTTTGGCGTTTGTCATTGCGTTCATCAAAACCAACGGTCCGCGCGCCGAGGTGCGCCTGATCGCGACCCTCGCCGCCAGCGTCATCGTCATGGTGCACTTGACCGCCGCCCCGGCCTTTTCCCTGGCCTACGACCTGGAACCCGCAGCGCAACGGGTCAAGGCCTGGCAGGATCAAAGCCGCCCGGTGGCCTATATCGGCAAGTATCACGGCGAATTTCAGTTCCTCGGCCGGTTGGAACGCCCCGTCGAGGTCATGCAAACGATGGCTGACGGTAAGGCCTGGGCGCAAGGCAACCCCACCGGAGTGCTGATCGCAACCTTGAGCGAAAGCGAAATGGAACCCTATGGTACGCCGATTTCCGTGCAGCCGTACCGGGGCAAGGTTCTGGCGATGTGGGATGCGGCCCGATTCTGA
- a CDS encoding P-II family nitrogen regulator, with protein MENLTTYPKKRLSIIIEEPFLNRLLDILDTLDVPGYTALPAVAGKGKSGSWRRDALSSNVGGMVQVLVVLDLEKVPGVLQAVRSVLDRQIGIVSLSDVEVLRPELF; from the coding sequence ATGGAAAACCTTACGACGTATCCGAAAAAAAGGCTCTCGATCATCATTGAAGAGCCGTTCCTCAATCGCTTACTCGATATCCTCGACACCCTGGATGTGCCCGGATATACCGCGCTTCCGGCCGTGGCGGGCAAAGGCAAAAGCGGATCGTGGCGGCGCGATGCGTTGTCGTCGAACGTCGGCGGCATGGTTCAGGTTCTGGTCGTTTTGGATTTGGAAAAAGTACCCGGCGTGCTGCAGGCGGTGCGCAGCGTGTTGGACCGACAGATCGGTATCGTCAGCTTGTCGGATGTCGAGGTTCTGCGACCCGAATTGTTCTGA
- a CDS encoding ATP-dependent DNA helicase, which produces MPNPPHAQPEILMPDTFALVAGVRAAYVVEPTGEVVTLSFADAARRVRTEGMPLVCHARQTAARLGLDTLRGFDVLELFAFVEPARFCLPTPGGVAQALGLSVPHGHEDEAIGLIGVARTLLSRMATRLSSDAKDARAAARLAHAMNAGGWPWGRPVLAALGEGETPHSQLAVRAFRVWEGLPKWEERGGETPPGDAPVSPQEARQRLDALLAGGGAENRVEQQQFTAGVTAAFDPCDVPGQPRFVLAEAGTGVGKTLGYIAPASVWADKNAGAVWLSTYTRNLQRQLDGEMDRLYPDAEQKKRYVVVRKGRENYFCILNFQEALGRLQMRPEGAIALGLVARWAAATRDGDMIGGDFPAWIGSLLGRGLTQELTDTKGECTYTLCEHFNRCFIEHSKRRAKRAKLVIANHALVMVQTALNAGGGAAAEGGAPTRFVFDEGHHLFDAADSAFAAHLSGQETADLRRWLLGAEEGRRSRSRGLKARLDDLTADDEKLDHLVQDVRQHATALPGPNWRARLTDGQASGPTEAFLAFVRQQVYARDKGADGGYSLECDSAPPIDGLIEVSLELDQALLALELPLKGLIKRLLGKLDDEAVELETSERTRIEGLAGSLERRALLPVQAWRAMLKTLQEGASGDPGEEARSDFVDWMSVERMQGRDLDIGLNRHWVDPTKPFAACMAQTAQGVLVTSATLRDDGDWAAAETRTGARHLESPVVYVAQKSPFDYAQQTRILVVTDLNKNSVSQVSAAYRELFLASRGGALGLFTAIHRLRTVYERIAPDLDAHGFPLYAQHIDPLDVGTLVDIFKAETDACLFGTDAVRDGVDVPGNSLRLIVFDRVPWPRPDILTRARRDRFGGRAYDEMLTRLKLKQAYGRLVRKKDDRGVFVMLDGALPSRIAAAFPKDVEIQRIGLKDAISLTSTFLSESS; this is translated from the coding sequence ATGCCGAATCCGCCGCACGCCCAACCCGAGATTTTGATGCCCGATACCTTCGCCCTGGTGGCGGGGGTGCGCGCGGCATATGTGGTCGAACCCACCGGCGAGGTGGTGACGCTATCGTTTGCCGACGCCGCCCGGCGGGTGCGCACCGAAGGCATGCCGTTGGTCTGTCACGCCCGTCAAACGGCGGCGCGCCTTGGTCTCGATACCTTGCGTGGTTTCGATGTGTTGGAGTTGTTTGCGTTCGTCGAACCGGCGCGGTTTTGTCTGCCTACGCCGGGTGGCGTGGCCCAGGCTTTGGGGCTGTCGGTGCCCCACGGTCATGAAGACGAAGCGATCGGCCTGATCGGTGTGGCGCGGACCTTGTTGAGCCGTATGGCGACGCGTCTGAGTTCCGACGCCAAAGATGCCCGCGCCGCGGCGCGGTTGGCTCACGCCATGAACGCCGGGGGATGGCCGTGGGGGCGGCCGGTTCTAGCGGCGCTGGGCGAAGGCGAAACGCCGCATTCTCAATTGGCGGTGCGCGCCTTTCGCGTTTGGGAAGGTTTGCCCAAATGGGAAGAACGCGGCGGTGAAACACCACCCGGCGACGCCCCGGTCAGCCCCCAGGAAGCCCGCCAGCGTCTGGACGCATTGCTGGCGGGTGGCGGTGCGGAAAACCGTGTCGAGCAGCAACAATTCACCGCCGGCGTCACCGCGGCGTTCGATCCCTGCGACGTGCCGGGACAGCCGCGTTTCGTGTTGGCCGAAGCCGGAACCGGGGTCGGCAAGACCTTGGGCTACATCGCGCCCGCCAGCGTGTGGGCGGATAAAAACGCCGGTGCGGTGTGGTTGTCGACCTACACCCGCAACTTGCAACGCCAGTTGGACGGTGAAATGGATCGCTTGTACCCCGATGCGGAACAAAAGAAACGCTACGTGGTGGTGCGCAAGGGACGGGAAAACTACTTCTGTATCTTGAATTTTCAAGAAGCCCTGGGCCGTTTGCAAATGCGTCCCGAAGGCGCCATCGCGCTGGGACTGGTGGCGCGATGGGCGGCGGCGACCCGCGACGGCGACATGATCGGCGGCGATTTCCCCGCCTGGATCGGCAGTCTGCTCGGGCGTGGTCTGACACAGGAATTGACCGACACCAAGGGCGAGTGCACCTACACCCTTTGCGAACATTTCAACCGCTGTTTCATCGAACATTCCAAGCGCCGCGCCAAGCGCGCCAAGTTGGTGATCGCCAACCACGCGCTGGTGATGGTGCAAACCGCGCTCAACGCGGGTGGCGGTGCGGCTGCGGAAGGCGGTGCGCCGACCCGGTTTGTCTTTGACGAAGGCCATCATCTTTTCGACGCCGCCGACAGCGCCTTCGCGGCCCATCTGTCGGGGCAGGAAACCGCCGATCTGCGGCGTTGGCTGCTGGGCGCGGAAGAAGGACGGCGCTCGCGCTCGCGCGGACTCAAGGCGCGACTCGACGATCTGACGGCCGACGATGAAAAGCTCGACCATCTGGTTCAAGACGTGCGCCAGCACGCCACGGCGCTGCCCGGTCCCAACTGGCGCGCGCGCTTGACCGACGGCCAAGCCAGTGGTCCGACCGAGGCATTTTTGGCTTTTGTGCGCCAGCAGGTCTACGCCCGCGACAAGGGCGCGGATGGCGGCTATTCGTTGGAATGCGACAGCGCACCACCCATTGACGGATTGATCGAAGTTTCGCTGGAATTGGATCAAGCGTTGTTGGCGCTGGAGCTGCCGCTCAAGGGATTGATCAAGCGCCTGCTGGGTAAGCTTGACGACGAAGCAGTGGAACTGGAAACGTCGGAACGCACCCGTATCGAAGGCTTGGCGGGCAGTTTGGAACGCCGCGCGCTTTTGCCGGTGCAAGCGTGGCGGGCGATGTTGAAAACGTTGCAAGAAGGCGCGTCAGGCGATCCGGGCGAGGAAGCCCGCAGCGACTTCGTCGACTGGATGAGCGTCGAGCGCATGCAGGGCCGCGATCTCGATATCGGTCTCAACCGTCATTGGGTGGACCCGACCAAACCGTTTGCCGCATGCATGGCGCAAACGGCGCAGGGGGTTTTGGTGACGTCCGCGACCTTGCGTGACGACGGCGATTGGGCCGCGGCGGAAACCCGCACCGGGGCCCGTCATCTGGAAAGTCCGGTCGTCTACGTGGCCCAGAAATCGCCGTTCGATTACGCCCAGCAGACCCGCATTTTGGTGGTGACGGACCTCAATAAAAACTCGGTCAGTCAGGTGTCGGCGGCGTATCGCGAACTGTTCTTGGCGTCGCGGGGCGGCGCGCTGGGCCTGTTTACCGCCATCCACCGGTTGCGCACGGTCTATGAGCGCATCGCCCCGGACCTCGATGCGCACGGTTTTCCACTTTACGCTCAGCACATCGACCCGCTCGACGTCGGAACCTTGGTCGATATCTTCAAGGCTGAAACGGACGCGTGCCTGTTCGGTACCGATGCGGTGCGCGACGGCGTCGATGTGCCGGGCAACTCGCTGCGTTTGATCGTGTTCGACCGGGTGCCGTGGCCGCGCCCCGACATTCTCACCCGCGCACGCCGCGACCGCTTCGGTGGGCGGGCGTATGACGAAATGCTCACTCGGCTCAAGCTCAAGCAGGCCTATGGCCGCTTGGTGCGCAAAAAAGACGATCGCGGCGTGTTCGTGATGCTGGACGGTGCGTTGCCTTCGCGCATCGCCGCGGCGTTTCCCAAGGACGTTGAAATTCAGCGTATCGGCCTCAAAGACGCCATTTCGCTGACCTCGACCTTTCTGTCAGAGAGTTCTTGA
- a CDS encoding co-chaperone GroES, whose product MKFRPLHDRVLVRRVETEAKTAGGIIIPETAQEKPSEGVIVAAGTGARRDDGTVVPLELKAGDTVLFGKWGGTEVKIDGEDLLIMKESDILGVIETSAKGKKK is encoded by the coding sequence ATGAAGTTCAGGCCTCTCCACGACCGCGTGCTGGTTCGCCGCGTCGAGACCGAAGCAAAAACCGCTGGCGGTATCATCATTCCCGAAACCGCTCAGGAAAAGCCTTCCGAAGGCGTCATCGTTGCCGCAGGCACCGGCGCACGTCGTGACGACGGCACCGTTGTGCCGCTGGAACTCAAAGCCGGTGACACCGTGCTGTTCGGCAAATGGGGCGGCACCGAAGTGAAAATCGACGGCGAAGATCTGCTCATCATGAAAGAGAGCGACATCCTCGGCGTGATCGAAACTTCCGCCAAAGGCAAAAAGAAGTAA
- a CDS encoding GNAT family N-acetyltransferase produces the protein MSRSIPISDGIGVLDDVEEAERIARLIHHEWERDNPGETLDMCRADLIAGLGPGIAIPRTFVYRRNQAIVGWASILETDLFSHRHLGPWLANMIVLPDHRGQGIARALVRHAMDYAATVSDTLYLYTDNLQTHYLSLGWRVVETLEVDGRPTVIMSWQP, from the coding sequence ATGAGCAGATCGATACCAATTTCCGACGGCATCGGCGTTCTCGACGACGTCGAGGAGGCCGAACGCATCGCCCGTCTGATCCACCACGAATGGGAACGCGACAACCCCGGCGAAACACTGGACATGTGCCGCGCGGACCTCATCGCCGGGTTGGGCCCGGGCATTGCGATACCGCGCACGTTCGTGTATCGCCGCAACCAAGCCATCGTCGGCTGGGCCAGCATTCTGGAAACCGACTTGTTTTCTCATCGCCATTTGGGGCCGTGGTTGGCCAATATGATCGTGCTGCCGGATCATCGCGGTCAGGGGATTGCCCGCGCCTTGGTGCGACACGCCATGGATTACGCCGCCACCGTGAGCGACACGCTGTATCTCTACACCGACAATCTACAGACACACTATCTGTCTTTGGGCTGGCGGGTGGTCGAAACCCTCGAAGTCGACGGTCGCCCCACGGTCATCATGAGTTGGCAACCCTAA
- a CDS encoding VOC family protein translates to MHLGDPQNQADRQENEAAEKTDEFFQKGFNLRVADKDPRVEAGEVVRDVQNAAEQQKREAEEDQGPASLELMKPAASRYEKKDHEDQQNNRANGFKDDVGHREAHFPQKVFSTHDITAAVLKFQSVGM, encoded by the coding sequence TTGCACTTGGGGGATCCACAGAACCAGGCCGATCGCCAGGAAAACGAAGCCGCCGAGAAAACCGACGAATTTTTCCAAAAAGGCTTCAACCTCCGTGTCGCCGATAAAGATCCACGGGTTGAGGCTGGGGAAGTTGTCCGTGATGTCCAAAATGCTGCCGAACAGCAAAAGCGAGAAGCCGAGGAGGATCAGGGTCCAGCCTCTTTGGAACTGATGAAACCGGCCGCGTCCCGATATGAAAAGAAAGATCACGAGGATCAACAAAACAATCGCGCGAACGGATTCAAGGATGATGTCGGTCATCGTGAGGCACATTTCCCGCAGAAGGTTTTCTCAACACACGATATTACTGCTGCGGTCTTAAAATTCCAGTCCGTAGGTATGTGA
- the groL gene encoding chaperonin GroEL (60 kDa chaperone family; promotes refolding of misfolded polypeptides especially under stressful conditions; forms two stacked rings of heptamers to form a barrel-shaped 14mer; ends can be capped by GroES; misfolded proteins enter the barrel where they are refolded when GroES binds) — MAAKDVKFGTDARQRMLAGVDTLANAVKVTLGPKGRNVVLDKSFGAPRITKDGVSVAKEIELSDKFENMGAQMVKEVASRTNDEAGDGTTTATVLAQSIVREGCKAVAAGMNPMDLKRGIDLAVEAVIKDVQRRSKKVKTSAEVAQVGTISANGEAEIGDMIAQAMERVGNEGVITVEEAKGLSTELDVVEGMQFDRGYTSPYFVTNADKMTCEMENPFILIHETKLTSLQAMLPVLEAVVQSSRPLLIIAEDIEGEALATLVVNKLRGGLKVAAVKAPGFGERRKAMMEDIAILTNGQVVSEDLGIKLENVTLDMLGTCKRVSITKEETTIVDGAGAKKAIQARCNQIRAQVEETSSDYDKEKLQERLAKLAGGVAVIHVGGASEVEVKERKDRVDDALHATRAAVEEGIVPGGGTALLYASKALAKLEGDNSDQNVGIDIVRRAIQTPVRQIAENAGADGAVIAGKLMESKDTSWGYNAQTGVFEDLVKSGIIDPTKVVRTALQDASSVAGLLITTEAMIADKPEPAGSAGAGAGGDMGGMGGMGGMGGMGF; from the coding sequence ATGGCTGCTAAAGACGTAAAATTCGGCACCGATGCGCGCCAGCGCATGCTCGCCGGCGTCGACACGCTGGCGAACGCCGTTAAAGTGACCCTCGGCCCCAAAGGCCGCAACGTGGTCCTCGACAAGTCGTTCGGCGCTCCGCGCATCACCAAAGACGGTGTTTCTGTCGCCAAAGAAATCGAACTGTCCGACAAGTTCGAAAACATGGGCGCGCAGATGGTCAAAGAAGTCGCTTCGCGCACCAACGACGAAGCCGGCGACGGCACCACCACTGCAACCGTTCTGGCTCAGTCCATCGTGCGTGAAGGCTGCAAAGCCGTCGCCGCGGGCATGAACCCGATGGATCTCAAGCGCGGCATCGACCTCGCTGTCGAAGCCGTCATCAAAGACGTGCAGCGTCGCTCCAAAAAGGTCAAGACCTCCGCTGAAGTCGCTCAGGTCGGCACCATTTCCGCCAACGGCGAAGCTGAAATCGGCGACATGATCGCTCAGGCGATGGAACGCGTCGGCAACGAAGGTGTCATCACGGTCGAGGAAGCCAAAGGCCTCAGCACCGAGCTCGACGTCGTCGAAGGCATGCAGTTCGACCGCGGTTACACCTCGCCCTATTTTGTCACCAACGCCGACAAAATGACCTGCGAGATGGAAAACCCGTTCATCCTCATCCACGAAACCAAACTGACCAGCCTGCAAGCCATGCTGCCGGTGCTCGAAGCCGTTGTTCAGTCCAGCCGTCCGCTGCTGATCATCGCCGAAGACATCGAAGGCGAAGCGCTGGCGACCCTGGTGGTCAACAAGCTGCGTGGCGGCCTCAAGGTTGCCGCCGTCAAAGCCCCGGGCTTTGGCGAACGCCGCAAAGCCATGATGGAAGACATCGCCATCCTGACCAACGGCCAGGTGGTTTCCGAAGATCTCGGCATCAAGCTCGAAAACGTCACTCTCGACATGCTCGGCACCTGTAAGCGCGTTTCCATCACCAAGGAAGAAACCACCATCGTCGATGGTGCGGGCGCAAAGAAAGCCATCCAGGCGCGTTGCAACCAGATCCGTGCGCAAGTCGAAGAAACCTCTTCCGACTACGACAAGGAAAAGCTGCAGGAACGTCTCGCCAAATTGGCTGGCGGCGTTGCCGTGATCCACGTCGGCGGCGCTTCGGAAGTCGAAGTGAAAGAACGCAAAGACCGCGTCGACGACGCGCTGCACGCAACCCGCGCAGCCGTTGAAGAAGGCATCGTCCCCGGTGGCGGCACGGCTCTGCTGTACGCTTCCAAAGCGTTGGCTAAGCTCGAAGGCGACAACTCCGACCAGAATGTCGGCATCGACATCGTACGTCGCGCCATCCAGACCCCGGTCCGTCAGATCGCCGAAAACGCCGGCGCCGACGGTGCCGTGATCGCCGGTAAACTGATGGAATCCAAAGACACGTCGTGGGGCTACAACGCCCAGACCGGCGTGTTCGAAGATCTGGTCAAATCCGGCATCATCGACCCGACCAAGGTCGTGCGCACCGCGCTGCAGGACGCCTCGTCCGTGGCCGGCCTGCTGATCACCACCGAAGCGATGATCGCCGACAAGCCCGAACCCGCAGGTTCCGCTGGCGCTGGCGCCGGTGGCGACATGGGCGGCATGGGCGGCATGGGTGGCATGGGCGGCATGGGCTTCTAA
- a CDS encoding TVP38/TMEM64 family protein, giving the protein MNPGLILRGIAVMATLAGVLYFWEAADLGNVLSNDWIDSHIKDRGLTGEFLFLGLVALATGVGLPRQVVSGLAGYAFGLAMGTALALLGTVLGCIGAFYYARLLARAPLQKKFSGRVRRLDDFLHDHTFSMSLLIRMLPVGSNVATNLAAGVSSIRAVPFFTGSALGYLPQTVIFALLGSGVAVDPVLRITLSVVLFVASGLLGVYLYRRFRHGKSLDATIDEELGAQDQDAERPSQSNP; this is encoded by the coding sequence ATGAACCCCGGCCTGATCCTGCGCGGCATCGCCGTGATGGCGACCCTGGCTGGAGTATTGTATTTCTGGGAAGCCGCCGATCTGGGCAACGTGCTGAGCAACGACTGGATTGACTCCCACATCAAGGATCGAGGTCTCACCGGCGAATTTTTGTTCTTAGGGCTAGTGGCTTTGGCGACCGGTGTGGGATTGCCGCGCCAAGTGGTCAGCGGCCTAGCCGGATACGCGTTCGGCTTGGCTATGGGCACCGCACTGGCGCTTTTGGGCACGGTCTTGGGCTGCATCGGGGCATTTTATTATGCCCGCCTGCTGGCCCGCGCACCGTTGCAAAAAAAGTTTTCCGGCCGGGTGCGCCGCCTTGACGATTTTCTCCACGACCATACCTTCTCGATGTCGCTGTTGATCCGCATGTTGCCGGTGGGCAGTAACGTCGCAACCAATTTGGCGGCGGGGGTGTCGAGCATTCGCGCCGTGCCGTTTTTCACCGGCTCGGCCTTGGGCTACCTGCCGCAAACGGTTATTTTTGCTTTGCTGGGCAGCGGCGTCGCCGTTGATCCGGTCTTGCGCATCACGCTGAGCGTGGTTTTGTTCGTGGCGTCCGGATTACTGGGCGTTTATCTTTATCGCCGCTTCCGCCACGGCAAATCGTTGGACGCCACCATCGACGAAGAGTTGGGCGCCCAAGACCAAGACGCCGAACGGCCGAGCCAATCGAACCCATAA
- a CDS encoding sensor histidine kinase, translating into MAQLVDERTRDLQAANDKLSQEIAERKRAELVKQEFTSTVNHELRTPLTSIKGALGLIRTGTIAPLPDQTLALLDIAYRNGERLEALINDLLDVEKLETGEMVFTLAPLDIRALIDEAIELNQECCEKYDVTFSLGDCAPNAWVEGDRDRLLQVMSNLMSNAAKFSESGKAVEITLATKNGAVRTSVRNYGKVIPKTVGNHIFEKFSQLNTSDNRQVGGTGLGLSIAKSIVEEHSGSIGYHSNATDGTTFYFALPSIDR; encoded by the coding sequence ATGGCGCAGTTGGTTGACGAACGCACCCGCGACCTACAAGCTGCCAATGACAAGCTTAGCCAGGAAATTGCCGAACGCAAACGCGCTGAATTGGTCAAGCAAGAGTTTACCTCCACGGTCAATCACGAACTGCGCACGCCGTTAACCTCCATCAAAGGGGCGCTGGGGTTGATTCGCACCGGCACCATCGCCCCCCTACCGGACCAGACGCTCGCCTTGCTGGACATTGCGTATCGCAACGGCGAACGCTTGGAAGCCTTGATCAACGATCTTCTGGACGTGGAAAAATTAGAAACGGGCGAAATGGTTTTCACACTGGCTCCACTAGACATCAGAGCCTTAATTGATGAAGCCATTGAGCTCAATCAGGAATGCTGCGAAAAATACGACGTCACCTTTTCGCTTGGAGATTGCGCCCCAAACGCTTGGGTCGAAGGTGATCGCGACAGGTTGCTGCAAGTCATGTCGAACTTGATGTCGAACGCCGCCAAATTTTCCGAGAGCGGAAAAGCCGTCGAAATTACGCTTGCAACGAAGAACGGCGCGGTCCGCACGTCTGTTCGAAATTACGGCAAAGTTATCCCCAAAACGGTCGGCAACCACATCTTCGAAAAATTCTCACAACTGAACACATCCGATAATCGCCAAGTCGGGGGAACCGGATTGGGCCTCAGCATCGCCAAATCCATTGTCGAAGAACATAGCGGTTCAATCGGTTATCATTCGAACGCAACGGATGGCACCACGTTCTATTTCGCCTTGCCATCAATTGATCGGTAA
- a CDS encoding glycosyltransferase family 2 protein, protein MTAHPETNRPFEIAVVVPVHNESENIRPLIEEISAALDGVANYEIVYVNDGSTDDTAEKLAEMAAEQPRLSVYKHETACGQSAAVATGVKRARATYIATLDGDGQNDPADIPALFARLKEAQDPDYLLVAGWRAKRKDTEWKRFQSKLANAVRQKLLGDNTPDTGCGLKVFTRAAFLDMPRFDHMHRYLPALMIRRGGAVVSVEVNHRHRERGISKYGMWDRLSVAVRDVLGVMWLTARGSKPRVSAVRQAKSE, encoded by the coding sequence ATGACAGCACACCCAGAAACCAACCGCCCGTTTGAGATCGCCGTCGTGGTGCCGGTGCACAACGAAAGCGAAAACATCCGCCCGCTGATCGAAGAAATTTCAGCGGCGCTGGATGGCGTCGCCAACTATGAAATCGTTTATGTTAACGACGGCTCGACCGACGACACCGCCGAGAAACTTGCCGAAATGGCGGCTGAGCAGCCCCGTCTGAGCGTCTACAAACACGAAACCGCCTGTGGCCAGAGCGCCGCGGTCGCCACCGGTGTCAAACGCGCCCGCGCGACCTACATCGCGACCCTTGATGGCGATGGACAAAACGACCCCGCCGACATTCCCGCCTTGTTCGCCCGCCTCAAAGAAGCCCAAGATCCTGATTATCTGCTGGTGGCCGGATGGCGTGCCAAGCGCAAAGATACCGAGTGGAAACGCTTTCAATCCAAGCTCGCCAACGCGGTGCGCCAAAAGCTGTTGGGCGACAACACACCCGACACCGGCTGCGGACTGAAGGTCTTTACCCGCGCGGCGTTCCTCGACATGCCGCGCTTTGATCACATGCACCGCTATCTGCCTGCGTTGATGATCCGACGCGGCGGCGCGGTGGTGTCGGTCGAAGTCAATCACCGCCACCGCGAACGCGGCATCTCCAAATACGGCATGTGGGACCGTTTGTCGGTCGCGGTGCGCGATGTGCTGGGCGTGATGTGGTTGACGGCGCGCGGCTCCAAACCGCGTGTCAGTGCGGTTCGCCAGGCAAAGTCCGAATAA